In a single window of the Apteryx mantelli isolate bAptMan1 chromosome 11, bAptMan1.hap1, whole genome shotgun sequence genome:
- the LOC136993129 gene encoding olfactory receptor 14J1-like — protein sequence MSNSSSFNEFLLLAFADTRELQLLHFSLFLGIYLAALLGNGLLITAVACDHRLHTPMYFFLLNLSLLDLGIVSTTVPKSMANSVWDTRAISFSGCAAQVFLFVFLLGGEYSVLTVMAYDRYVAICKPLHYGSIMGSTACAKMAAAAWASSFVNAVLHTANTFSIPLCQGNTVDQFFCEIPQILKLSCSDSYLREIGLIVFSLCLVFLCFVLIVLSYVQIFTVVLRIPSEQGRRKAFSTCIPHLAVVSLCVSTVMFAYLKPPSISSPALDMVVTVLYAVVPPTMNPLIYSMRNKELKDALRKVISWIFFSSGGIAIALHK from the coding sequence atgtccaacagcagctccttcaacgagttcctcctcctggcatttgcggacacacgggagctgcagctgttgcacttctcactcttcctgggcatctacctggctgccctcctgggtaacggcctcctcatcacagccgtagcctgtgaccaccgcctccatacccccatgtacttcttcctcctcaacctctccctcctcgaccttggcattgtctccacaactgtccccaaatccatggccaattccgtgtgggacaccagggccatttccttctcaggatgtgctgcacaagtatttttatttgtcttcttgttaggaggagaatattctgttctcacagtcatggcctatgatcgctacgttgccatctgcaaacccctgcactatgggagcatcatgggcagcacagcttgtgccaaaatggcagcagctgcctgggccagtagtTTTGTCAATGCTgttctgcacactgctaacacattttccataccactctgccaaggcaacacagtggaccagttcttctgtgaaatcccccagatcctcaagctctcctgctcagactcctacctcagggaaattggccTCATTgtgtttagtctttgtttagtttttttgtgctttgttctcattgtgctgtcctatgtccagatcttcactgttgtgctgaggattccctctgagcagggccggcgcaaagccttttccacgtgcatcccacacctggctgtggtctccctgtgtgtcagcactgtcatgtttgcctacctgaagcccccctccatctcctccccagctctggatatggtggtgactgttctgtatgcagtggtgcctccaacaatgaaccctctcatctacagcatgaggaacaaggagctcaaagatgccctgaggaaagtgatttcatggatatttttcagcagtggtggcattgccattgctctccacaaatga
- the LOC136993128 gene encoding olfactory receptor 14A16-like has product MSNSSSLNEFLLLAFVDTRELQLLHFSLFLGIYLAALLGNGLIITAVACDHRLHTPMYFFLLNLSVLDLGSISTIVPKSMANFLRDTRAISYSGCAAQIFLLFFLLGGEYCLLTVMAYDRFVAICRPLHYGTLMGTRACVRMAAAAWGGSFLNAVLHTGNTFCIPLCKGNTVDQFFCEVPQILKLSCSDSYLREIGLIVFSLCLVFLCFVFIVLSYVQIFTAVLRIPSEQGRHKAFSTCLPHLAMVSLFVSTIIFAYMKPPSFSSPALDLVVTVLYSVVPPTMNPLIYSMRNKELKDALRKVISWTFFSSGNIAIALHK; this is encoded by the coding sequence atgtccaacagcagctccctcaacgagttcctcctcctggcatttgtggacacacgggagctgcagctcttgcacttctcgctcttcctgggcatctacctggctgccctcctgggcaacggcctcatcatcacagctgtagcctgcgaccaccgcctccacacccccatgtacttcttcctcctcaacctctctgttctggaccttggctccatctccaccattgtccccaaatccatggccaattttctgagggacaccagggccatttcgtactcgggatgtgctgctcaaatcttcctgcttttcttcttgttgggaggagagtattgtcttctcacagtcatggcctatgaccgctttgttgccatctgcagacccctgcactatgggaccctcatgggcaccagagcctgtgtgagaatggcagcagctgcctggggcggTAGTTTTCTCAATGCGGTGCTACACACTGGTAACACATTTTGCATACCACtttgcaaaggcaacacagtggaccagttcttctgtgaagtcccccagatcctcaagctctcctgctcagactcctacctcagggaaattggccTCATTgtgtttagtctttgtttagtttttttgtgctttgttttcattgtgctgtcctatgtgcagatctttactgccgtgctgaggatcccctctgagcagggccggcacaaagccttttccacatgcctgcctcacctggccatggtctccctgtttgtcagcactatcatctttgcctatatgaagcccccctccttctcctccccagctctggatctggtggtgactgttctgtactcagtggtgcctccaacaatgaacccgctcatctacagcatgaggaacaaggagctgaaagatgccctgaggaaagtgatttcatggacatttttcagcagtggtaacattgccattgctctccacaaatga